CCTATTCGGCGCTGGGGCTCGTACGCGGTTGATTTAATACCGCTTTTGCCGGACCGGCGTTCAAAGCGTGTTCATGGCCCGTTCTTTAATAGAGGTGTCATTCTTCCGAAACGCGTGCGGAAACCAACCCGTCTCCGGCACGTTTCGACTTGGAAAGGACCCGGCATGACCTATTCGACCAAGGGTTGGGGGCGCACTATCAAACTCGCCTCCGTCCCCCTCCTCCTCGCAGGCCTCGCCGCTTGCGCCACTCCATTTCGCGCCGATGTGCAGCGCTTCCAAACGCAGTTGCCTGCGCCGACCGGCGTGAGCTTCGCCGTGGTGGCCGACGATCCTTCGCTCGCGGGCGGTCTCGAATTCGCGCAATATGCGGATATCGTCGAAGCCAACATGGCCCGCCTCGGCTACACGCAGGCCGCGCCCGAAAATGCCACCTTGCTGGTGCGTTTCGACTACCAGGTCGACAATGGCCGCGAGCGTATTCGCTCGACTGGCTTCGGCCGCGATCCCTTCTACGATCCGTGGTATGGCTACGGCGCTTTCCGCTCGCCTTTTTACCGCTCGCGCCTCGGATATGGCGGGCTCGGCAGCCGGTGGGGCTATGGGTTCTACGATCCGTGGTTCGGTGGTCCGGACATTCGCAGCTACACGGTCTACAACAGCGAGATCGAGATGAAGATCGACCGTGCGGAGGACGGGCAGCGCCTGTTCGAAGGCAAGGCGGAAGCCCTCTCGACCTCGGACCGGTTGCAATATCTCGTCCCCAATCTGGTCGAGGCGATGTTCACCGATTTCCCCGGGAATTCAGGCGAAACCGTGCGGATTTCGATCAAGCCGGAAGAGCCCAACGAGGTGCGCCGGATCGACTGACCGGTCGCCAGACAGACATACGCAAAGGGCGGCGCGCGAGTGCCGCCCTGTTCATTTGCACGCTTTGGCAGCGTAACGAATGGCCCATGCGCTGCAGGCCACGAACACCGCGCCTTCGAGCATGGTGGTGGCGAGAAGTGCGGCACCCTCGAAGCCCGGATCGCCCACGAGCCCGCCCAGCCGCTCCATCGTCAGGGCCGAACGCGGGAATTGCGCTTGCAAAACCAGGAGGCTGCGGCCGAGCAGCGTTCCGCCCGCTATTGCGATAATAGCTCCCGCACCGGCGCCGATCGCCAGCGCTGCCGCTACGATCCCTTTGGTCCCGAACCGTGCCGACAGGGCGAGCGCACCCGCCAGCCCCACGGCGATCCCGAGAACCAGCCCTTCGAACAGACCCGTGATGCTCGCTACCTGCGCGCCGGTGAGCGCCGCGATCCCATCGCGTCCCAGCGTCTGTCCGAAGGCGCCGACCAAAGTGCCGCCCAGCGCCGCTCCGGCGATCAGTGGCAAAGCCCGGCCGGGGCGAAGGATCGGGGCCAGCCCCATTCCCGCGCCGATCCCAGCCCCGCCGAGCACACCCAGCGCCGCCACGAGCACGACCATGACCAGCACCGACATCCCCCCGCCCCCGGTCGCCGCCAGGCCGTAGAGCAGCCCGCCAACGATGCCGGCAAGGCCGCCGCCGATCGTCGCGCCCCCGGCGATCCGCCCGCCGAGGCTTCCGTCTGCCCCGGAGGTACGCGGCATCGATCCTCCCGCTTCCCCACGCCGGACGTCGGCGAGGAAGCGGTAGCCGTGCTTGGGCACCGTGGCGATGAAGCGAGGGTCACTCGCATCGTCGCCCAGCGCCCGGCGCAGCGTGCGGATGCACTGGGTCAGCGCCTCGTCAGTCACCGGAATGCCACGCCAGACCTCGTCCATGAAGCGGTCCTTGGTCACCAGTTGACCGGGATGGCTGGCGAGCAGGACGAGCGCGTCTAGATAGCGATTGCCGAGCGGGATTGCCTTTCCGGATCGGCGCAGTTCGCGATTGGCTAGGTCGAGCTCGAAATCGCCGAAGCTCAACCGTTCCGGCGCTCCCCGTTCCATCGTCTGTCGCACTTCCCCCATGCTCCCTTTCTAGGCGAGGCGTCGCGCCGGCGGAAGCATTTCAGCCATTGCTCACGAATTGCTCATGGCGCTCAGGCTCGTCCTCCCTAGCCCTGAATTTCGTAAGACGGAGAACCGGGAAGATGGACGACAACATGGCTGAAGCAACACGCGCAACTATGGGGAACGGATGGCGGATCGCGGGCTGGGGCGTCTTGTTCGCGCTGCTCTGCCTGCCCGCCATCGCGATGCGCTTCACCGGAGAAGTCGACTGGACGGCGTCCGACTTCGTCTTCGCGGCGGTCCTGCTGTCGGCGCTGGGGATCGGTGCCGAGATCGCGGTCCGGGTAGGCCGAAATGCACCGCACTGCGCGGGGATCGCCATCGGGGCGCTGGGCAGCTTCCTGACCGTCTGGATCAACGCCGCGGTCGGAATGCTCGGGAGCGAGAACGAGGCGACGAACCTCGCCTTCATCGCTCTGGTCGGCATCGCCGTCGCGGCGAGCTTTACCGTCTGGTTCCGGCCCGGCCCAATGCGGCTGATCGCGGCCGCCCTGGCAGTGTGGCAATTCGGCGTTGGAATCGCGGCGGGCGTATGGACGATGCCGGGCCACGCGGTCGAATGGGGCGTGCTGGCCTTCTTCGCGGCGATCTGGAGTGCGTCGGCCGCGTGTTTCCACGTCGCGTGGAAGCGCGAGCGAACCTAGCACCTGTTCGTCAGACGAGCTTGGGGTGGCCCCCGGTCGATCCGAAGCCGCCGGCGCCGCGCACGGTCGCGTCCAGCTCCTCGACCTCGTTCCAGCGTGCCTGCACCACCGGAGCGAGGACGAGCTGGGCGATCCGGTCGCCCCGGCGAACCGCGAAGGTCTCGCTGCCGTGGTTGATCAGGATTACCTTGAGTTCTCCGCGATAGTCGGAATCGATCGTGCCCGGCGTGTTCGGAACCGTGACCCCGTGCTTCAGCGCGAGGCCCGAGCGCGGGCGGACCTGAATTTCGAAGCCCGCGGGGATCGCCAGCGCGAAACCAGTGGCGACCGCGTGCCTCTTGCCGGGAGCGACAGACACGTCCTCGGCCGCGACCACGTCCATCCCCGCCGCGCCCGCAGTGGCATAGGCAGGGAGGTCGAGACCCTCGCCATGCGGTAGGCGTTTGAGCTGCACGCCGACGGGATCAATCATCGCGCATGTCCTGCGGATTGGCGAGCGCTTCGGCGGCGCGGCGGACCAGCTCGCGCGCGACGTCTTCCTTGGGCATTTCCTCCAGCCGCTCGATCCCTCTCGACGTGACGATGGCGACGCGGTTGCGATCGCCGCCCATCACGCCGCCACCCGAAGCACCGACATTGTTGGCCACGATCCAGTCGGCCCCCTTGCGCTTGCGCTTGGCCGTAGCGTTCTCGTCGATGTTCTCGGTCTCGGCGGCGAAGCCTATCAGGAGCTGCGGCCGGTCGCGGCTGGCGGCGACATTGGCGAGGATGTCGGGATTTTCCGCCAGCAACAGGGCGGGCGGCGCGCTGCCGCGCTTCTTCATCTTTTCGGGCGCGACATCGCGGCTTTTCCAGTCGGCAACGGCGGCGACCATGAAGGCGGCATCGGCGGGTAGCGCCCGGCGTACTGCGGCCGCCATCTCGTCCGCGCTCTCGACATCGATGCGGTCGACACCGAGCGGCGTCGGCAGATGGACCGGCCCGGCGACCAGCGTGACCCGCGCCCCGGCAGCCGCAGCCATGGCGGCGATGGCGAAGCCCTGCTTGCCACTCGAGCGATTGGCGATGTAGCGCACCGGATCGATCGGCTCCCACGTCGGCCCGGCGGTGACGAGGACATGACGGCCATAGAGCGGACGGAGCGCGGGGTCAGGATCGAACTCGGCCTGGCCTGCCAGCGGGTCAGGCCCAGTGAAGGACGAGCGCAACGCCTCGTCCGCCATCGGCTGTGGGCGGGATGCCGGATTGCGCCGTGCGACCTCGTGATTGATCGCCTCGGGATCGGTGGGCGGAGCGGCGTTGGCCTTGCCCTTCTTCGCCAGCAGGGGGCCACCGCCGAGACCGCCAGGCAACGTGTCGCCGCCCTGCGGGAAGTCGCGCGCCGAGTCTTCGGGGTCGAGCGAGTCGATCTGAGGCAGCGAATCGTATTCCGCTTCCAGTTCGGCGTGGCTACGGCGCGCGGTGCTGCGTGGTATGATCGCCGAGAGCAGCCCGCCAAGCATCCCGCGGGATTCCACCTCGGGTTCCGGCTCGATCGCCTCGCGGACCATGTCGTCCCGCCCCGAAGCGCGGGACGCGGAGGCCGCAGACGGTGCGGGCGGTGCCGGAAGCTCCGGCAGGTCGAGAGCGAAATCGAGCTTGGCGGCGATGGCCGCGAGGATCGCCGGGGGCTCGGGCAGGCGACCGGAGCCGTATTCCCCGCAGGCCATGTCGCCCTCGTCGGGCTCCATCACCTCGACCCCGGCATCGCGCAGCCAGCCGATGTTGCGGCCCGTCGCCGCGTGTTCCCACATCCGGACGTTCATCGCGGGGACGGTCAGCACGGGCTTGTCGGTCGCGAGGATCAGCGTGGTGGCGAGATCGTCGGTGATACCCGCCGCCATCTTGGCAAGGAGGTTCGCAGTCGCCGGGCAGACCAACACGAGATCGGCAGCGCGCGAAAGCTGGATATGCCCCATCTCGGTCTCGTCCTTGAGATCGAAGAGCGAGGTGTAGACCTTGTTTCCGCTGAGCGCTGCGAGCGTCATCGGAGTCACGAATTGCTGCCCGCCCTCGGTAAGGACGCAAGTGACCTCGCCCCCGGCCTTGCGGATCAGGCGCACGAGCTCGCAGGACTTGTAGGCAGCGATGCCGCCGCCGATCACCAGCAGGATCTTCGGCCCGCTCATCCGGCGGCCCCTGCGCGCGGGGAGACCCGCTGCGCCGATCGGTTCGTGCATTCCCGTCGCATCATCGATCCGGGTGCTAGCGCCGGGCGCGCGCCAATGCCAGCGCCCTTGTAAGGTGGGCGAATGGCGTGGAGGCGATTGCGGGCAGCGACGCACCGTCGTATTCTGAAGGAGGAAAGGAAAGGCCCGGCCATGATCCTGCGCGCGATCATCATCCTTCTGGCGCTGTTCGACATGATCGTGGGCGCCGCATTCTTTTTCACCCCAGGCGGCTCGGGCAGGGATTTCGGCCTGAAAGCGGATGGAGCGGCCGGTCTCTCGACGCTGAGAGCCGATCTGACCGCCTTCTTCGTCGTTTCCGCGCTGTGCATGGCCTGGGGAGCGTGGCGCCGCCGTGCCGATGCGTTGCTGGCGCCGCTGGCGCTGTTCGCCATTGCCTTCACCGGGCGGCTGGCGAACCTCGTTGTGGCGGGGACTTACGAACGATGGTGGGAGCCGATGGCAGTGGAGATGTTCCACATCGCGGTGCTCGGCCTTGCCGTCAGGACATGGCGGTGGGGACCGCACTCCGTCTGACGAGATCGCCGATAGCGCGTGGCACGAAAGCGAGACCGACGCCGTAGGCGGGCACGAACAGTGCCATCCAGTAGAAATTCTCCTGCCGCGCGAAGATCGCCACGAAGGCCATGAAGCCCGCGAACCAGCCCGCGGCGAAGGTGCCGGTCCTGCCCCCGATCGCGAGCCAGCCAAGCAGCGGCAGGACACCCAGAGGTCCGGCCAGCCAGGCGGGAAGCGTCTGCAGCAGCGTGGTCACATGAATGCCGTAGAGCGGCAGGCTCGGACCGATCAGCCCGGTCCAGCCGGGCGAAACCGTGTCGCCGGGCAGGCTTGCAGCGGCCACCGCGACCGCGTGGAGAGCGAAAGCGGCGAGCAGCAGGGCGATCGTGGCGAAGACGGCCAA
The genomic region above belongs to Qipengyuania spongiae and contains:
- the dut gene encoding dUTP diphosphatase encodes the protein MIDPVGVQLKRLPHGEGLDLPAYATAGAAGMDVVAAEDVSVAPGKRHAVATGFALAIPAGFEIQVRPRSGLALKHGVTVPNTPGTIDSDYRGELKVILINHGSETFAVRRGDRIAQLVLAPVVQARWNEVEELDATVRGAGGFGSTGGHPKLV
- a CDS encoding DUF4136 domain-containing protein; the protein is MTYSTKGWGRTIKLASVPLLLAGLAACATPFRADVQRFQTQLPAPTGVSFAVVADDPSLAGGLEFAQYADIVEANMARLGYTQAAPENATLLVRFDYQVDNGRERIRSTGFGRDPFYDPWYGYGAFRSPFYRSRLGYGGLGSRWGYGFYDPWFGGPDIRSYTVYNSEIEMKIDRAEDGQRLFEGKAEALSTSDRLQYLVPNLVEAMFTDFPGNSGETVRISIKPEEPNEVRRID
- a CDS encoding DUF4345 family protein, which codes for MILRAIIILLALFDMIVGAAFFFTPGGSGRDFGLKADGAAGLSTLRADLTAFFVVSALCMAWGAWRRRADALLAPLALFAIAFTGRLANLVVAGTYERWWEPMAVEMFHIAVLGLAVRTWRWGPHSV
- a CDS encoding winged helix-turn-helix domain-containing protein — encoded protein: MGEVRQTMERGAPERLSFGDFELDLANRELRRSGKAIPLGNRYLDALVLLASHPGQLVTKDRFMDEVWRGIPVTDEALTQCIRTLRRALGDDASDPRFIATVPKHGYRFLADVRRGEAGGSMPRTSGADGSLGGRIAGGATIGGGLAGIVGGLLYGLAATGGGGMSVLVMVVLVAALGVLGGAGIGAGMGLAPILRPGRALPLIAGAALGGTLVGAFGQTLGRDGIAALTGAQVASITGLFEGLVLGIAVGLAGALALSARFGTKGIVAAALAIGAGAGAIIAIAGGTLLGRSLLVLQAQFPRSALTMERLGGLVGDPGFEGAALLATTMLEGAVFVACSAWAIRYAAKACK
- a CDS encoding bifunctional phosphopantothenoylcysteine decarboxylase/phosphopantothenate synthase gives rise to the protein MSGPKILLVIGGGIAAYKSCELVRLIRKAGGEVTCVLTEGGQQFVTPMTLAALSGNKVYTSLFDLKDETEMGHIQLSRAADLVLVCPATANLLAKMAAGITDDLATTLILATDKPVLTVPAMNVRMWEHAATGRNIGWLRDAGVEVMEPDEGDMACGEYGSGRLPEPPAILAAIAAKLDFALDLPELPAPPAPSAASASRASGRDDMVREAIEPEPEVESRGMLGGLLSAIIPRSTARRSHAELEAEYDSLPQIDSLDPEDSARDFPQGGDTLPGGLGGGPLLAKKGKANAAPPTDPEAINHEVARRNPASRPQPMADEALRSSFTGPDPLAGQAEFDPDPALRPLYGRHVLVTAGPTWEPIDPVRYIANRSSGKQGFAIAAMAAAAGARVTLVAGPVHLPTPLGVDRIDVESADEMAAAVRRALPADAAFMVAAVADWKSRDVAPEKMKKRGSAPPALLLAENPDILANVAASRDRPQLLIGFAAETENIDENATAKRKRKGADWIVANNVGASGGGVMGGDRNRVAIVTSRGIERLEEMPKEDVARELVRRAAEALANPQDMRDD